From Mycteria americana isolate JAX WOST 10 ecotype Jacksonville Zoo and Gardens chromosome 4, USCA_MyAme_1.0, whole genome shotgun sequence, one genomic window encodes:
- the CLDN23 gene encoding claudin-23, producing the protein MRTPTAMIVGLVLCPCGLLLTLTGTLAPNWRQVSLVPDQPIDLVLEQGIWDMCSERQSSHDRQCGQADELGYFGQVPVRVARGVMPTSLVLTLLGLVVAALGVRCWQKEPLHLLAGMAGLVLLLSGLLSLVPASWYTHELWALPAPAGSTLAVGYSLVLSYLGSCLEILGGLALTFSFHHCCKERRAPKLPPSPVLEAGPSFTPGAYRNPSDVLEDERDGRHWRSTLPCDSDL; encoded by the coding sequence ATGCGGACGCCGACGGCGATGATCGTGGGGCTGGTGCTGTGCCCCTGCGGGCTCCTGCTGACGCTCACGGGCACGCTGGCACCCAACTGGAGGCAGGTGAGCCTCGTACCCGACCAGCCCATTGACCTCGTCTTGGAGCAGGGCATCTGGGACATGTGCAGCGAGCGGCAGAGCAGCCATGACCGCCAGTGCGGGCAGGCTGATGAGCTGGGCTACTTTGGGCAGGTGCCCGTCCGGGTGGCCCGAGGGGTGATGCCCACCTCGCTGGTGCTCACGCTCCTGGGCTTGGTGGTGGCTGCCCTGGGGGTTCGCTGCTGGCAGAAGGAGCCACTGCACCTGCTGGCTGGCATGGCAGGGCTTGTGCTGCTCCTCTCAGGGCTGCTGAGCCTCGTGCCTGCCTCCTGGTACACCCATGAGCTGTGGGCGCTGCCCGCACCGGCTGGCAGCACGCTGGCTGTAGGCTACAGCTTGGTACTGAGCTACTTGGGAAGCTGCCTGGAGATCCTGGGGGGGCTGGCCCTCACCTTCAGCTTCCACCACTGCTGCAAGGAGCGCAGGGCTCCCAaactgccccccagccccgtgctggaGGCTGGGCCGAGCTTCACCCCTGGGGCTTACCGCAATCCCTCGGACGTGCTGGAGGATGAGCGAGATGGACGACACTGGAGGAGCACCCTACCTTGTGACTCCGACTTGTAG
- the LOC142409226 gene encoding uncharacterized protein LOC142409226, whose protein sequence is MLTHAVLAGTNGCAKSNGGCAQLCLPNPAGRLCRCSPGYHLVRGVACTLAVPCPAPLQACPDLQSCISREQVCDGRPDCVDGSDESDCPSVEVGTQVATVAPSGMSHVEEQKPALPTAAPKPRQPGPSLPAAPGPQEHGQPFLVPPSTEEVLGAMPCSSETCNLRGDCAIEAGRVTCHCALGYRGDYCEEAEVQPVAGPIALGVAVLLLLAAAAVGALAYMRRRDRRRRTSSTASTRVLTLYHRESDPEEEDDEEEELPPKSDTFVNEAYDGKEWL, encoded by the exons ATGCTAACCCATGCTGTTTTGGCAGGCACCAATGGCTGTGCGAAGAGCAACGGgggctgtgcccagctctgcctgcccaaCCCTGCAGGGCGGCTGTGCCGCTGCTCCCCTGGGTACCATCTGGTGCGTGGGGTGGCATGCACACTGGCagtgccctgcccggccccactCCAGGCTTGCCCTGACCTCCAGAGCTGCATCTCTAGAGAGCAGGTCTGCGATGGGCGCCCTGACTGCGTTGATGGCTCCGACGAGTCTGACT GCCCCTCCGTGGAGGTGGGGACGCAGGTCGCCACGGTGGCACCATCAGGAATGTCCCATGTGGAAGAACAGAAACCagccttacccacagctgcaCCCAAGCCTCGGCAGCCCggccccagcctgcctgcagcccctggcccccaGGAGCATGGACAGCCCTTCCTGGTACCCCCTAGCACTGAGGAGGTGCTGGGGGCCATGCCATGCAGCAGCGAGACGTGTAACCTGCGTGGGGACTGCGCCATCGAGGCTGGGCGAGTGACGTGCCACTGTGCCCTGGGCTATCGTGGCGACTACTGTGAGGAGGCAGAGGTGCAGCCTGTTGCAGGACCTATTGCCCTGGGGGTGGCCGTGCTCCTGCTGCTTGCTGCCGCTGCTGTGGGGGCCCTGGCCTACATGCGGAGACGGGACAGGCGGAGGAG gacCTCAAGCACTGCCTCCACCAGGGTGCTGACCTTGTACCACCGTGAAAGCGACCCCGAGGAAGAggatgatgaggaggaagagCTTCCCCCCAAGAGCGATACCTTTGTGAATGAAGCTTACGATGGGAAAGAG tGGCTGTGA